In Choloepus didactylus isolate mChoDid1 chromosome 6, mChoDid1.pri, whole genome shotgun sequence, one DNA window encodes the following:
- the LOC119536381 gene encoding double C2-like domain-containing protein gamma, with protein sequence MDQPTGLSLRPRPHVQAPKEGWAAGDWRRPQRISIQEHMAIDVSPGPIRPIHLISHYFPHFYPFAEPALRAPAPRPAAAPAMHSAPQPQPDPEPEGDSDDSTALGTLEFTLLFDADNSALHCTAHRAKGLKPPASGSVDAYVKANLLPGASKASQLRTRTVRGTRGPVWEETLTYHGFTRQDAGRKTLRLCVCEDPRLRRRRRAPPLGELRVPLRKLVPNRARSFNVCLEKRRLTKRPKSQDAARGMALYEEVEADAEVAGERGRILLSLCYSSQRGGLLVGVLRCAHLAPMDANGYSDPFVRLCLHPNAGKKSKYKSSVRKKTLNPEFNEEFFYAGPREELAQKTLQVSVWDYDLGTADDFIGGVQLSGHASGERLQHWRECLGRSDHRLELWHLLDGAPLQLSN encoded by the exons ATGGACCAGCCCACAGGGCTCTCTCTGAGGCCCCGGCCCCATGTCCAAGCCCCCAAGGAGGGCTGGGCAGCAGGGGACTGGCGGCGGCCGCAGCGGATCAGCATCCAGGAGCACATGGCCATCGATGTGAGCCCGGGCCCCATCCGGCCCATCCACCTCATTTCCCATTACTTCCCACACTTCTACCCCTTTGCCGAGCCGGCTCTGCGCGCCCCGGCTCCACGTCCTGCAGCGGCCCCTGCCATGCACTCTGCACCCCAGCCACAGCCCGACCCGGAGCCAGAGGGAGACTCAGATGACAGCA CTGCCCTGGGCACCCTTGAGTTCACACTTCTTTTTGATGCGGACAACAGCGCCCTGCACTGCACGGCTCATCGGGCCAAG GGCCTCAAGCCACCAGCCTCAGGCTCTGTGGATGCCTATGTCAAGGCCAATCTGCTGCCAGGGGCCAGCAAG GCCAGCCAGCTCCGGACACGCACAGTGCGGGGCACACGGGGGCCGGTCTGGGAGGAGACGCTCACCTACCACGGCTTCACCCGCCAGGATGCTGGGCGCAAGACCCTGCG gctgtgtgtgtgtgaggaccCCCGGCTGCGGCGCCGGCGGCGGGCGCCCCCCTTGGGGGAGCTGCGGGTGCCCCTGAGGAAGCTGGTGCCCAACCGAGCCAGGAGCTTCAATGTCTGCCTGGAGAAGCGGAGGCTG ACCAAGAGGCCCAAGAGCCAGGACGCTGCCCGCGGCATGGCCCTGTACGAGGAG GTGGAGGCAGACGCGGAGGTGGCCGGGGAACGGGGGCGCATCCTGCTGTCACTGTGCTACAGCTCTCAGCGGGGTGGCCTGCTGGTTGGTGTGCTGCGCTGCGCCCACCTGGCCCCCATGGACGCCAACGGCTACTCAGACCCTTTTGTCCGCCT CTGCCTGCATCCAAACGCAGGAAAGAAATCTAAGTACAAGAGCAGCGTTCGGAAGAAGACTCTGAACCCCGAGTTCAATGAG GAGTTCTTCTATGCAGGCCCCCGGGAGGAGCTGGCCCAGAAGACGCTCCAGGTGTCCGTGTGGGACTACGACCTGGGCACAGCCGACGATTTCATTG GTGGGGTACAGCTGAGTGGCCACGCCAGTGGGGAGCGCCTGCAGCACTGGCGTGAGTGCCTGGGCCGCAGTGATCACCGGCTGGAGCTGTGGCACCTGCTGGATGGCGCGCCCCTCCAGCTCAGCAACTAG
- the NDUFV1 gene encoding NADH dehydrogenase [ubiquinone] flavoprotein 1, mitochondrial — protein MLAARRLLGRSLPVRVSLRFSGDTTAPKKTSFGSLKDEDRIFTNLYGRHDWRLKGAQSRGDWYKTKEILLKGPDWILGEVKTSGLRGRGGAGFPTGLKWSFMNKPSDGRPKYLVVNADEGEPGTCKDREIIRHDPHKLVEGCLVGGRAMGARAAYIYVRGEFYNEASNLQVAIREAYEAGLIGRDACGSGYDFDVFVVRGAGAYICGEETALIESLEGKQGKPRLKPPFPADVGVFGCPTTVANVETVAVSPTICRRGGAWFASFGRERNSGTKLFNISGHVNHPCTVEEEMSVPLKELIEKHAGGVTGGWDNLLAVIPGGSSTPLIPKSVCETVLMDFDALVQAQSGLGTAAVIVMDRSTDVVKAIARLIEFYKHESCGQCTPCREGVDWMNKVMARFVRGDARPAEIDSLWEISKQIEGHTICALGDGAAWPVQGLIRHFRPELEERMQRFAQQHQAQAAS, from the exons ATGCTGGCGGCTCGGCGGCTGCTCGGCCGGTCGCTCCCCGTGCGGGTGTCCTTACGTTTCAGCGGCGACACG ACAGCACCCAAGAAAACCTCATTTGGCTCTCTGAAGGATGAAGACCGAATCTTTACCAACCTGTATGGCCGCCATGACTGGAG GCTGAAAGGCGCCCAGAGTCGGGGTGACTGGTACAAGACAAAGGAGATCCTGCTGAAGGGACCTGACTGGATCCTGGGTGAGGTCAAGACGTCAGGCTTGCGGGGCCGTGGAGGCGCTGGCTTCCCTACTGGCCTCAAATGGAGCTTCATGAATAAGCCCTCGGATGGCAG GCCCAAGTACCTGGTGGTGAATGCGGATGAGGGGGAGCCAGGCACCTGCAAGGACCGGGAGATCATACGCCACGATCCCCACAAGCTGGTAGAAGGCTGCCTGGTCGGGGGCCGGGCCATGGGTGCCCGGGCCGCCTACATCTACGTCCGAGGCGAATTCTACAACGAGGCCTCCAATCTGCag GTGGCCATCCGAGAGGCCTACGAGGCCGGCCTGATTGGCAGGGACGCCTGCGGTTCCGGCTACGATTTCGATGTGTTTGTGGTGCGCGGGGCCGGAGCCTACATCTGCGGGGAGGAGACCGCGCTCATCGAGTCCCTCGAGGGCAAGCAGGGCAAGCCCCGCCTGAAGCCCCCCTTCCCCGCCGATGTGG GTGTGTTTGGCTGCCCCACCACTGTGGCCAACGTGGAGACTGTGGCTGTCTCCCCCACCATCTGCCGCCGCGGCGGTGCCTGGTTTGCCAGCTTTGGGCGTGAGCGCAACTCGGGCACCAAACTCTTCAACATCTCTGGCCACGTCAATCACCCTTGCACTGTAGAGGAAGAGATGTCTGTGCCGCTGAAGGAGCTGATTGAGAAGCACGCTG GGGGTGTCACGGGTGGCTGGGACAACCTCCTGGCTGTGATTCCTGGCGGTTCGTCCACCCCACTGATCCCCAAGTCCGTGTGTGAGACGGTGCTGATGGACTTCGACGCGCTGGTGCAGGCACAGTCAGGCCTGGGCACGGCCGCTGTGATCGTCATGGACCGCTCA ACAGACGTTGTGAAAGCCATTGCCCGCCTCATTGAGTTCTACAAGCACGAGAGCTGTGGCCAGTGCACCCCGTGCCGTGAGG GTGTGGACTGGATGAACAAGGTGATGGCCCGCTTTGTGAGGGGTGATGCCCGGCCAGCTGAGATTGACTCGCTGTGGGAGATCAGCAAGCAGATCGAGGGCCACACCATCTGCGCCCTGGGCGATGGGGCTGCCTGGCCTGTTCAG ggcCTGATCCGCCACTTCCGGCCTGAGCTCGAGGAGCGGATGCAGCGGTTTGCCCAGCAGCACCAGGCCCAAGCTGCCTCTTGA